In one window of Pseudobythopirellula maris DNA:
- a CDS encoding PEP-CTERM sorting domain-containing protein (PEP-CTERM proteins occur, often in large numbers, in the proteomes of bacteria that also encode an exosortase, a predicted intramembrane cysteine proteinase. The presence of a PEP-CTERM domain at a protein's C-terminus predicts cleavage within the sorting domain, followed by covalent anchoring to some some component of the (usually Gram-negative) cell surface. Many PEP-CTERM proteins exhibit an unusual sequence composition that includes large numbers of potential glycosylation sites. Expression of one such protein has been shown restore the ability of a bacterium to form floc, a type of biofilm.) — protein MTNRIGLFSASMAVMAITASSALAVPYASAVRNTSGSTYEFVLNEPADYVTVLRDGANPVTINTPAAGRHTFDLGAFSSYEIQVGKDAPKAWTELSDTFDSGTATTEQLFQYFFRPTGVVVNDDPSSEYFGTIYVSHPEARVNAGPVTTPRVLGDGVYSLTADLIGVNLAGGFSVTDPEDATQAKAPGWTVDQSNGSSPWRLSLDDSGNLIAADFSDQSGGIKYASPDLTTGGLVLAEEDGVLPLLTNDTGFEEVHGSILSKVSVTGTVGVDLTVWAIDEDYDLDGDTFTVDPETNLAQGSTYHPLRWDVGPATDYDQPPTIVINKETLTVDDDNGTPGDDSDDFNDFQYTLSPEAIGGVITNNMHYEEQHEKFYLLQSRTHGNESGILIVSADPNDADNPTIEWSSKRFSYDNGLDGNTSPGDVGEGLQDIFRNIDDVVISADGTKMYVTRNRQFFPGDDDVVTPDPLVYGDGDNPVLGGESNAPGGILVIPLDENGLPDLQVDDNGTPGDTSDDFITNIESIPYDSPGRTLRSQVAVDAAGNVYHVDNLTERLKVFSPGGNTIATTTSDGLFSVQTIESLLGDYNGNGVVDAADFTVWRDALGNSVTEGSGADGNSNGVIDGGDYDVWVNNFGNSLPALSEASTVPEPASGLLLVLVAAFYSSSRRRKL, from the coding sequence ATGACCAATCGTATCGGTTTGTTCAGCGCCTCGATGGCTGTGATGGCGATCACAGCATCTTCTGCTCTAGCGGTCCCGTACGCGTCGGCCGTGCGTAACACCAGCGGTTCGACTTACGAGTTCGTTCTGAACGAGCCGGCCGACTATGTCACCGTGCTCCGCGACGGCGCCAACCCGGTCACGATCAACACCCCGGCCGCCGGCCGCCACACCTTCGACCTCGGCGCTTTCAGCAGCTACGAGATCCAGGTCGGCAAGGACGCCCCCAAGGCCTGGACCGAACTGAGCGACACGTTCGATTCCGGGACCGCCACCACCGAACAGCTATTCCAGTACTTCTTCCGCCCCACCGGCGTCGTGGTGAACGACGACCCGTCGAGCGAGTACTTCGGCACGATCTACGTGTCGCACCCCGAGGCCCGCGTCAACGCCGGTCCGGTGACCACCCCACGCGTTCTGGGGGATGGTGTTTACTCGCTCACGGCGGACCTGATCGGCGTCAACTTGGCGGGCGGCTTCTCCGTGACCGATCCCGAAGACGCCACGCAGGCCAAGGCGCCCGGTTGGACCGTCGATCAGAGCAACGGCAGCTCGCCCTGGCGGCTCTCGCTGGACGACAGCGGCAACCTGATCGCCGCCGACTTCTCCGACCAGTCCGGCGGCATCAAGTACGCCTCGCCCGACCTCACGACGGGCGGTCTCGTGCTGGCCGAGGAGGACGGCGTCTTGCCGCTGCTGACGAACGACACCGGCTTCGAGGAGGTCCACGGCTCGATCCTTTCGAAGGTCAGCGTCACCGGCACGGTTGGCGTTGACCTGACGGTGTGGGCGATCGACGAGGACTACGACCTCGACGGCGACACGTTCACCGTCGACCCTGAAACGAACCTCGCTCAAGGATCGACTTACCACCCCCTCCGCTGGGACGTCGGCCCGGCCACCGATTACGACCAGCCCCCGACCATCGTCATCAACAAGGAAACGCTGACCGTCGACGACGACAACGGCACTCCCGGGGACGACAGCGACGACTTCAACGATTTCCAGTACACGCTCTCGCCCGAGGCGATCGGCGGCGTGATCACGAACAACATGCACTACGAAGAACAGCACGAGAAGTTCTACCTCTTGCAGAGCCGCACCCACGGCAACGAGTCGGGCATCTTGATCGTTTCGGCGGACCCCAACGACGCGGACAATCCCACGATCGAGTGGTCGTCCAAGCGGTTCTCCTACGACAACGGCCTCGACGGCAACACCTCGCCCGGCGATGTGGGCGAAGGCCTCCAGGACATCTTCCGCAACATCGACGACGTGGTGATCTCGGCCGACGGCACCAAGATGTACGTCACCCGCAACCGCCAGTTCTTCCCCGGAGACGATGACGTCGTGACGCCGGACCCGCTCGTCTACGGCGATGGCGACAACCCGGTTCTCGGCGGCGAGAGCAACGCCCCGGGCGGCATCCTCGTCATCCCGCTCGACGAGAACGGCTTGCCCGATCTGCAGGTGGACGACAACGGCACCCCGGGCGACACGAGCGACGACTTCATCACCAACATCGAGTCGATCCCTTACGACTCTCCCGGCCGCACGCTCCGCAGCCAAGTGGCTGTCGACGCCGCCGGCAACGTCTATCACGTCGACAACCTGACCGAGCGACTGAAGGTCTTCAGCCCCGGCGGCAACACGATCGCCACGACGACCTCGGACGGTTTGTTCTCGGTCCAGACCATCGAGTCGCTCTTGGGCGACTACAACGGCAACGGCGTGGTCGACGCGGCCGACTTCACGGTGTGGCGTGACGCGCTCGGCAACTCGGTCACCGAGGGCAGCGGAGCCGACGGCAACAGCAACGGGGTGATCGACGGCGGCGATTACGATGTTTGGGTGAACAACTTTGGCAATTCGCTTCCGGCATTGTCCGAAGCGAGCACCGTCCCCGAACCGGCGAGCGGACTCTTGCTTGTTCTCGTGGCGGCGTTTTACTCTTCCTCCAGGCGGCGGAAACTTTGA